The proteins below are encoded in one region of Belonocnema kinseyi isolate 2016_QV_RU_SX_M_011 chromosome 1, B_treatae_v1, whole genome shotgun sequence:
- the LOC117180258 gene encoding uncharacterized protein LOC117180258: MWHFIPPRSPHFGGLWEAAVKSSKHLMLRVIGEKLFQYDELLTFAIEVEAILKSRPITPILSDPNDLAAITPGHFLISDSFTSMPEQNLEEISSGRLSSWQHFQQMRQHF; this comes from the coding sequence ATGTGGCATTTTATCCCTCCGAGATCCCCCCACTTTGGTGGGCTCTGGGAGGCGGCCGTAAAATCTTCGAAGCACCTCATGCTTCGCgtgattggtgaaaaattatttcaatacgaTGAATTATTAACTTTTGCAATTGAAGTAGAAGCAATTCTAAAGTCGCGTCCAATAACTCCCATCCTTTCCGATCCCAATGATTTGGCTGCTATCACACCTGGCCACTTCCTCATTAGTGACTCATTTACAAGCATGCCAGAACAAAACCTGGAGGAAATTTCTTCAGGACGTTTATCGTCTTGGCAACATTTCCAACAGATGCGTCAACATTTTTAG